The DNA window GGTGAGGTCTTAACGGGCGACCAAGGTTTTGGTATAAGCCCTGAGATGCTCAACTATTTATCTGAGGAGATACGATCGGTTTACGATCTTGGGATTCAGATTGCCTTGGTTGTGGGGGGTGGCAACATCTTTAGAGGTGTAGCGGCCGCTTCTTACGGAATGGACCGGACCTCGGCCGATCACATTGGAATGTTAGCTACTGTTATCAATAGCATTGCCCTTCAGGATGCCCTGGAAAAGAAGGGGATTCAGACGAGAGTTCAGACGGCCATTGAGATGTCTGCTGTGGCTGAACCGTATATCTTAAGGAGGGCAACCAGGCATTTGGAGAAAGGCCGCACCGTGATCTTTGCAGCGGGCACCGGAAATCCGT is part of the Deltaproteobacteria bacterium genome and encodes:
- a CDS encoding UMP kinase, translated to MSSPKYKRVLVKLSGEVLTGDQGFGISPEMLNYLSEEIRSVYDLGIQIALVVGGGNIFRGVAAASYGMDRTSADHIGMLATVINSIALQDALEKKGIQTRVQTAIEMSAVAEPYILRRATRHLEKGRTVIFAAGTGNPYFTTDTAAALRAQEIRADVLIKATKVDGVYDADPVADKHAKKIDSISYLEVLRRQLKVMDSTAISLAMDNRLPVVVFNLKVKGNLRRVVCGENVGTCVKEASEGD